The following are encoded in a window of Kitasatospora sp. NBC_01250 genomic DNA:
- a CDS encoding alpha/beta fold hydrolase, with translation MSVVIRQPGVVLTDHLFQVPLDHAAPQGEQIEVYAREVVAAGKERSDLPWLLYLQGGPGGRAARPLGRDSWLDRALDDYRVLLLDQRGTGRSTPATRQTLPLRGGAAEQAEYLSYFRADSIVRDAELIRRQLLGDRGQWSLLGQSFGGFCTLTYLSLAPEGLREALITGGLAGLQSSATDVYRAAYPRVARKNTAHYARYPQDVEAVRRVVEHLAVAPAQLPGGGLLTVPAFQALGLMLGSGTGSDSLHYLLEDAWVRGSAGLELSDTFLTGAQSKLSFADGPLYAVLHESIYGQRSVNPGPTGWAAEQVRKEFPEFDAARALEEGTPVRFTGEMIYPWMFETDPALRPLQEAANLLAQRTEWPDLYAPAVLAANEVPVAAAVYHDDMYVDTADSLATADAVRGLRTWVSNEWEHDGLRVSGGQVLDRLIRMVRGQL, from the coding sequence ATGAGCGTCGTGATCCGACAGCCCGGCGTCGTCCTGACCGATCATCTCTTCCAGGTGCCGCTGGATCACGCCGCACCGCAAGGGGAGCAGATCGAGGTCTACGCCCGTGAGGTGGTCGCGGCGGGCAAGGAGCGGTCCGACCTGCCCTGGCTGCTCTACCTGCAGGGCGGCCCCGGTGGCCGAGCGGCACGGCCGCTCGGCCGGGACAGCTGGCTCGACCGCGCCCTGGACGACTACCGGGTCCTGCTGCTGGACCAGCGCGGCACCGGGCGCTCGACGCCGGCGACCCGGCAGACCCTGCCGCTGCGTGGCGGCGCCGCCGAGCAGGCCGAGTACCTCTCGTACTTCCGCGCGGACTCGATCGTCCGCGACGCCGAGCTGATCCGGCGTCAACTGCTGGGTGACCGGGGGCAGTGGAGCCTGCTCGGGCAGAGCTTCGGCGGCTTCTGCACCCTCACCTACCTGTCGCTGGCGCCCGAGGGACTGCGCGAGGCGCTGATCACCGGCGGCCTGGCCGGTCTGCAGAGCAGCGCCACGGACGTCTACCGGGCGGCGTACCCACGGGTGGCCCGCAAGAACACCGCACACTACGCGCGCTACCCGCAGGACGTCGAGGCGGTGCGGCGGGTCGTCGAGCACCTGGCCGTGGCGCCCGCCCAGCTGCCCGGCGGCGGGCTGCTGACCGTGCCGGCATTCCAGGCTCTCGGACTGATGCTCGGCTCCGGCACCGGTTCCGACTCGCTGCACTACCTGCTGGAGGACGCCTGGGTCCGGGGCAGCGCCGGGCTCGAACTGTCCGACACCTTCCTGACCGGCGCCCAGTCGAAGCTCTCCTTCGCGGACGGCCCGCTCTACGCCGTGCTGCACGAGTCCATCTACGGACAGCGGTCGGTGAACCCCGGACCGACGGGCTGGGCGGCCGAACAGGTCCGCAAGGAGTTCCCGGAGTTCGACGCGGCCCGGGCTCTGGAGGAGGGCACGCCGGTGCGGTTCACCGGGGAGATGATCTACCCCTGGATGTTCGAGACCGACCCCGCCCTGCGCCCGCTTCAGGAAGCCGCGAACCTGCTGGCCCAGCGCACGGAATGGCCCGACCTCTACGCACCGGCGGTCCTGGCCGCGAACGAGGTCCCGGTGGCCGCAGCCGTGTACCACGACGACATGTACGTGGACACCGCCGACTCGCTGGCGACGGCCGATGCCGTGCGGGGGCTGCGGACCTGGGTGTCCAACGAGTGGGAGCACGACGGACTGCGGGTCAGCGGCGGGCAGGTCCTGGACCGGCTGATCCGGATGGTCCGCGGACAGCTGTAG
- a CDS encoding DUF4192 domain-containing protein produces the protein MTHDDSTNASQNELSGLSGHQLVRMRGPADMAAMLPYLLGFYPDDSIVAVGLHGPAARQGGAIRLDIPEDPDQWPLIAVELARLLISLSERRQRRPDAVLLYLCRDPEPGARPARRQLRPLADQLLRVFREFEVPVKESLCLSGGRWWSFLCTDPACCDPGGTAVFAGQDPLAVVAAATYAGLAPRGSRKAIGVALDPIGPPQSAAQREALELQMSSLIGDLSRPDGSERTHEAVARLIAEAIADSQAGAPMPDDTRAARLIVALQDRANRDRAAEYAEPDELAAAQRLWRFLSRRCVSPYEAFAKAPLTLLAWTSWLAGDTATSRVALGKALDLDPSYTLADLLYRSLNGGLEPEGLLSIVRAERARRGDPGSSPGSAETPGWAAGLGGGPFPRRPGDPAAPVEAAQESDAAPAPESFETPPGDPGPPPRPARGPASPRSRGRAGPRPGPADAGSAHGSAGGSTGSSHRATPADRGLIPPQRSRDGSRKQRPPRPPDSSPDTDQPPSARIDPPLPGRLAQQTRRGGQFRRKSTTSTIRSLT, from the coding sequence ATGACACACGACGACTCGACGAACGCGTCCCAGAACGAACTCTCCGGGCTCTCCGGGCACCAGCTGGTGCGTATGCGGGGCCCGGCCGACATGGCCGCCATGCTGCCGTACCTGCTGGGCTTCTACCCGGACGACAGCATCGTGGCGGTCGGGCTGCACGGCCCGGCCGCCCGGCAGGGCGGAGCGATCCGGCTCGACATCCCCGAGGATCCGGACCAGTGGCCGCTCATCGCGGTCGAGCTCGCCCGGTTGCTGATCTCCCTCTCCGAGCGGCGCCAGCGACGGCCTGATGCGGTCCTGCTCTACCTGTGCCGGGATCCCGAGCCGGGGGCCCGGCCGGCCCGCAGGCAGCTGAGGCCGCTGGCCGACCAGTTGCTCCGGGTGTTCCGCGAATTCGAGGTGCCGGTGAAGGAGTCGCTCTGCCTCTCCGGCGGTCGCTGGTGGTCCTTCCTCTGTACTGACCCGGCCTGCTGCGATCCGGGCGGCACCGCGGTCTTCGCAGGCCAGGACCCGCTGGCCGTGGTGGCCGCTGCCACCTACGCCGGACTCGCGCCGCGCGGCAGCCGCAAGGCGATCGGCGTCGCGCTGGACCCGATCGGCCCACCGCAGAGCGCGGCGCAGCGCGAGGCCCTGGAGCTGCAGATGAGCTCCCTGATCGGGGACCTCAGCCGGCCGGACGGCAGCGAGCGGACGCACGAAGCCGTGGCGCGGCTGATCGCCGAGGCCATCGCCGACTCCCAGGCCGGGGCGCCGATGCCGGACGACACGCGTGCCGCCCGGCTGATCGTGGCCCTGCAGGACCGGGCGAACCGGGACCGGGCGGCCGAGTACGCAGAGCCGGACGAGCTGGCCGCCGCCCAGCGTCTGTGGCGGTTCCTCAGCAGACGCTGCGTGTCGCCCTACGAGGCCTTCGCGAAAGCGCCGCTGACGCTGCTGGCCTGGACGTCGTGGCTGGCCGGCGACACCGCCACCAGCCGGGTCGCCCTCGGCAAGGCACTCGATCTCGATCCCTCGTACACCCTGGCCGACCTGCTCTACCGCTCACTGAACGGCGGATTGGAGCCCGAGGGACTGCTCAGCATCGTGCGGGCGGAGCGTGCCCGGCGGGGCGATCCGGGCTCGTCCCCCGGTAGCGCCGAGACTCCGGGCTGGGCGGCCGGTCTGGGCGGTGGGCCCTTCCCGCGGCGCCCCGGTGATCCCGCTGCCCCGGTTGAGGCCGCCCAGGAGTCCGACGCGGCACCGGCGCCCGAGAGCTTCGAGACCCCGCCGGGAGATCCCGGCCCGCCGCCGCGGCCCGCGCGGGGCCCCGCGAGCCCACGCAGTCGAGGTCGTGCCGGCCCTCGCCCGGGTCCAGCCGACGCCGGTTCGGCGCACGGATCAGCCGGCGGATCAACCGGCTCGTCGCACCGGGCCACGCCGGCGGACCGGGGCTTGATCCCGCCGCAGCGCTCCCGGGACGGATCGAGGAAGCAGCGGCCTCCGCGGCCCCCCGACTCCTCGCCCGACACCGACCAGCCGCCAAGCGCCCGCATCGACCCGCCGCTGCCGGGCCGCCTCGCCCAGCAGACCCGTCGCGGCGGCCAGTTCCGCCGGAAGTCCACCACCAGCACGATTCGGAGCCTGACATGA
- a CDS encoding RecQ family ATP-dependent DNA helicase, producing MDQSVPAPSQHSPAHEAPAPGGGDRAAVRARAEAVLRELAGPDARLREDQWLAIEALVVDHRRALVVQRTGWGKSAVYFIATALLRSGGAGPTVIVSPLLALMRNQVDSAARAGIQARTINSANPQEWEEIQAEVAAGTVDILLVSPERLNNPDFRDQVLPKLAASTGLLVVDEAHCISDWGHDFRPDYRRLRTMLADLSPGVPVLATTATANARVTEDVAEQLGTAGSDGRALVLRGPLDRESLSLAVLSLPDPAHRLGWLADHLDELPGSGIIYTLTVAAAEEVTDFLRGRGFAVASYSGRTEDAERRTAEADLLANRVKALVATSALGMGFDKPDLGFVVHLGSPGSPIAYYQQVGRAGRGVDRAEVLLLPGREDEAIWRYFASLGFPAEEQVRRTLDALAEAGRPLSTAALETRVDLRRARLETMLKVLDVDGAVQRVRGGWQATGVPWVYDGERYAKVARARTDEQQAMREYAGGQHCRMEFLRRQLDDEQAVPCGRCDVCAGPRHSDSVSTQALEAARAALGRPGVSFEARRLWPTGMEALGVPLKGRIPADEQAQVGRALGRLSDIGWGGRLRALLAEGAPDCAVPKDVLDALVSVLADWARGPGGWASSAPETGRPVGVVTMASASRPELVGTLGARIAEVGRLPLLGRIEYADGRPPYGARSNSAQRLNSLASALVLPAELAASLAGAPGPVLLVDDLVDSGWTVTVAARLLRRAGAQAVLPLVLAVQG from the coding sequence ATGGACCAGTCGGTGCCCGCCCCCAGCCAGCACAGCCCCGCCCACGAAGCCCCCGCTCCGGGCGGCGGCGATCGCGCGGCCGTGCGCGCCCGCGCCGAGGCCGTGCTGCGCGAGCTCGCGGGGCCGGACGCCCGGCTGCGCGAGGACCAGTGGCTGGCCATCGAGGCCCTGGTGGTCGACCACCGCCGCGCTCTGGTCGTCCAGCGCACCGGCTGGGGAAAGTCGGCCGTCTACTTCATCGCCACCGCCCTGCTGCGGTCCGGCGGTGCCGGGCCCACGGTGATCGTCTCCCCGCTGCTCGCACTGATGCGCAACCAGGTCGACTCCGCGGCCCGGGCCGGGATCCAGGCCCGCACGATCAACTCCGCCAATCCGCAGGAGTGGGAGGAGATCCAGGCCGAGGTGGCAGCCGGCACCGTGGACATCCTGCTGGTCAGCCCGGAGCGGCTGAACAACCCCGACTTCCGTGACCAGGTCCTGCCCAAGCTCGCGGCCTCCACCGGCCTACTGGTGGTCGACGAGGCGCACTGCATCTCGGACTGGGGCCACGACTTCCGCCCCGACTACCGCCGGCTGCGGACCATGCTCGCCGACCTCTCCCCCGGTGTCCCGGTGCTGGCGACGACCGCCACCGCCAACGCGCGGGTCACCGAGGACGTCGCCGAGCAGTTGGGCACGGCCGGCTCCGACGGTCGGGCGCTGGTGCTGCGCGGCCCGCTCGACCGGGAGAGCCTGAGCCTGGCGGTGCTCTCGCTGCCCGATCCTGCCCACCGCCTGGGCTGGCTCGCCGACCACCTGGACGAGCTGCCCGGCTCCGGCATCATCTACACCCTGACGGTGGCCGCCGCCGAGGAGGTCACCGACTTCCTGCGTGGTCGCGGTTTCGCCGTGGCCTCCTACTCGGGGCGCACCGAGGACGCCGAGCGGCGCACCGCCGAGGCCGATCTGCTGGCCAATCGTGTCAAGGCCCTGGTGGCCACCTCGGCCCTCGGCATGGGCTTCGACAAGCCCGACCTCGGCTTCGTGGTGCACCTGGGGTCGCCGGGCTCACCGATCGCCTACTACCAGCAGGTCGGCCGAGCCGGCCGCGGCGTGGACCGCGCCGAGGTCCTGCTGCTGCCCGGCCGCGAGGACGAGGCGATCTGGCGGTACTTCGCCTCCCTCGGCTTCCCCGCCGAGGAGCAGGTCAGGCGCACGCTCGACGCACTGGCCGAAGCCGGTCGGCCGCTTTCGACAGCCGCCCTGGAGACCCGCGTCGACCTGCGCCGTGCCCGGCTGGAGACCATGCTCAAGGTCCTTGACGTGGACGGCGCCGTTCAGCGGGTGCGCGGCGGCTGGCAGGCCACCGGCGTGCCGTGGGTCTACGACGGCGAGCGCTACGCCAAGGTCGCCCGGGCCCGGACGGACGAACAGCAGGCCATGCGCGAGTACGCGGGCGGGCAGCACTGCCGGATGGAGTTCCTGCGCCGCCAACTGGACGACGAACAGGCCGTGCCGTGCGGGCGCTGCGACGTCTGTGCCGGGCCCCGGCACAGCGATTCCGTCTCGACGCAGGCCCTCGAAGCCGCCCGGGCCGCCCTGGGGCGCCCCGGGGTCAGCTTCGAGGCGCGTCGGCTCTGGCCCACCGGCATGGAGGCCCTCGGTGTGCCCCTCAAGGGGCGGATCCCGGCCGATGAGCAGGCACAGGTCGGCCGGGCCCTCGGCCGGCTCTCCGACATCGGCTGGGGTGGCCGGCTGCGGGCCCTGCTCGCCGAGGGCGCACCCGACTGCGCCGTGCCCAAGGACGTGCTGGACGCCCTGGTCAGCGTCCTGGCCGACTGGGCCCGCGGCCCGGGTGGCTGGGCCAGCAGTGCTCCGGAGACCGGCCGCCCGGTGGGCGTGGTCACGATGGCGTCCGCCTCCCGGCCGGAGCTGGTGGGCACCTTGGGGGCGCGAATCGCGGAGGTCGGCCGTCTGCCACTGCTCGGCCGGATCGAGTACGCGGACGGGCGACCGCCCTACGGCGCGCGCAGCAACAGTGCCCAGCGGCTGAACTCCCTCGCAAGTGCCCTGGTACTGCCCGCCGAGCTGGCGGCTTCGCTGGCCGGTGCGCCCGGGCCGGTGCTGCTGGTGGACGACCTGGTCGACAGCGGATGGACGGTGACCGTGGCCGCGCGGCTGCTGCGCCGGGCCGGCGCGCAGGCCGTGTTGCCGCTGGTTCTGGCAGTGCAGGGGTAA
- a CDS encoding ribonuclease HII — protein MPYQPPTHSVERSLRRAGATIVAGLDEVGRGAWAGPVTVGAAVTGLRRPPEGLTDSKLLTPRRREQLAPLLADWVTAHALGHASALECDELGMTAALRLAAVRALEALPVRPDAVILDGKHDYLGGPWRVRTVIKGDQSCVCVSAASVLAKVHRDGLMAELAPEFPQFGFEDNAGYPSPVHRAALEEFGPTEHHRLSWSYLDALPQWSHLKRSRLVMETADGDEQLTLGF, from the coding sequence ATGCCGTACCAGCCGCCGACTCACAGCGTGGAGCGTTCCCTGCGCCGGGCCGGAGCGACGATCGTGGCGGGCCTGGACGAGGTGGGCCGTGGCGCCTGGGCCGGTCCGGTCACGGTCGGCGCGGCGGTGACCGGCCTGCGGCGGCCTCCCGAGGGGCTGACCGACTCCAAGTTGCTGACCCCGCGCCGCCGCGAGCAGCTGGCCCCGTTGCTGGCGGACTGGGTCACGGCTCACGCACTGGGCCACGCCTCCGCCCTGGAGTGCGACGAGCTCGGCATGACCGCCGCGCTGCGGCTCGCCGCGGTGCGAGCCCTGGAGGCGCTCCCGGTGCGTCCGGACGCCGTGATCCTGGACGGCAAGCACGACTACCTGGGTGGACCCTGGCGAGTGCGGACGGTGATCAAGGGCGACCAGAGCTGCGTCTGCGTCTCCGCCGCCTCGGTGCTCGCCAAGGTGCACCGGGACGGCCTGATGGCCGAGTTGGCGCCGGAGTTCCCGCAGTTCGGCTTCGAGGACAATGCCGGATACCCCTCCCCGGTGCACCGTGCGGCACTGGAGGAGTTCGGCCCCACGGAGCACCACCGGCTCTCCTGGTCCTACCTGGATGCGCTGCCGCAGTGGAGCCATCTCAAGCGCTCGCGCCTCGTGATGGAGACAGCGGACGGCGACGAACAGCTCACTCTCGGCTTCTGA
- a CDS encoding TetR/AcrR family transcriptional regulator translates to MKQTTARPGAGEPAAPPAATARRRGKALEQAIFEAALEQLTSGGYARLTMEGVAGAAQTGKAALYRRWPSKLELALDALGSTLPPLTDVPDLGSVRAELRQLIGTFQVAMDSPAGSAMRALMAEVDHGGGGLLKDFVMARLVGPARRAGLEVLRRGERRGEVRSGAVNEMVADVWPAMLLYRTKFGAESVDAEFCDHLLEDVLLPLIRPQAG, encoded by the coding sequence ATGAAGCAGACAACGGCTCGTCCGGGGGCCGGTGAGCCCGCGGCGCCCCCCGCCGCGACGGCCCGTCGCCGCGGGAAAGCACTTGAGCAGGCGATCTTCGAGGCCGCCCTGGAGCAGTTGACCTCCGGCGGCTATGCCCGCCTGACGATGGAGGGCGTCGCCGGCGCGGCCCAGACCGGCAAGGCGGCGCTCTACCGGCGCTGGCCGTCGAAGTTGGAGCTTGCTCTCGATGCGCTGGGCTCCACTCTGCCACCTCTGACGGACGTTCCCGATCTCGGCTCCGTCCGTGCCGAGTTGAGGCAGCTCATCGGCACCTTCCAGGTGGCCATGGACTCCCCGGCCGGCTCCGCGATGCGCGCGCTGATGGCCGAGGTGGACCACGGTGGCGGCGGGCTCCTCAAGGACTTCGTCATGGCCCGGTTGGTGGGGCCGGCGAGGCGGGCCGGGCTGGAGGTGCTGCGGCGCGGTGAGCGGCGCGGCGAGGTCCGCTCCGGTGCGGTCAACGAGATGGTCGCGGACGTCTGGCCGGCGATGCTGCTGTACCGGACGAAGTTCGGCGCGGAGTCGGTCGACGCCGAGTTCTGTGACCATTTGCTGGAGGATGTCCTGCTGCCGCTGATCCGCCCGCAGGCGGGCTGA
- a CDS encoding MFS transporter, protein MAISDTLSKVSPPTASRGQHKGIALTVIAATQLMVVLDATIVNIALPHIQDALKFSTTNLSWVINAYTLAFGGLLLLGGRAGDILGRRRVFITGVLLFGFASLLGGFAQNGDMLLASRALQGIGGAICSPTAFALIATNFEEGPERNRAFGVFSAVAGSGAAIGLLAGGLLTQYLNWRWVLFVNVPIAIAIALAAPLYINESERRSGRFDLSGALTSTLGLVGLVYGFIRAASDGWSDTGTLVSFVVGAVLLAGFVVIERRTDQPITPLHLFADRNRTGGLVMMLCLAAAMFGIFFYITIFVQRVLGYGPLKAGVAFLPISVAIIISAQLASRFQARFGAKPFMLGGSLLVTGGLTWLTQTSATSGYIDGVLGPTVLFGLGMGLIFVPVMLLSVAGIAAHETGAASGLLNSMQQIGGSLGLSILTTVFARASTRKGTALFPDFRAHATGPQLAEFGTTKQFPVGTSWANEVLAYGISHAFVVGAAMSGVALLIAAVVIKAKPGDLPTEAVGMGL, encoded by the coding sequence ATGGCTATCTCCGACACGCTCAGCAAGGTCTCACCTCCCACGGCCAGCCGCGGCCAGCACAAGGGCATCGCCCTGACGGTCATCGCGGCCACCCAGCTCATGGTCGTTCTCGACGCGACGATCGTGAACATCGCCCTTCCGCACATCCAGGACGCCCTGAAGTTCTCCACCACCAACCTCTCCTGGGTCATCAATGCCTACACCCTGGCCTTTGGCGGCCTCCTGCTGCTCGGCGGCCGGGCCGGCGACATCCTGGGCCGCCGCCGGGTCTTCATCACCGGCGTGCTGCTCTTCGGTTTCGCCTCCCTGCTCGGCGGCTTCGCACAGAACGGCGACATGCTGCTCGCCTCGCGCGCGCTGCAGGGCATCGGTGGCGCGATCTGCTCCCCCACCGCCTTCGCCCTGATCGCGACCAATTTCGAGGAGGGCCCGGAGCGCAATCGCGCCTTCGGCGTCTTCTCGGCAGTGGCCGGCTCGGGCGCCGCCATCGGCCTGCTGGCCGGCGGGCTGCTGACCCAGTACCTCAACTGGCGCTGGGTGCTCTTCGTCAACGTGCCGATCGCAATCGCCATCGCGCTGGCCGCTCCGCTGTACATCAACGAGTCCGAGCGCCGGAGCGGCCGGTTCGACCTCTCGGGCGCCCTCACCTCGACGCTCGGCCTGGTCGGTCTGGTCTACGGCTTCATCCGAGCCGCCTCCGACGGATGGAGCGACACCGGCACCCTGGTCTCGTTCGTCGTCGGGGCGGTCCTACTGGCCGGCTTCGTCGTCATCGAGCGGCGTACGGACCAGCCGATCACCCCGCTGCACTTGTTCGCCGACCGCAACCGCACCGGCGGCCTGGTGATGATGCTCTGCCTGGCCGCGGCGATGTTCGGGATCTTCTTCTACATCACGATCTTCGTCCAACGTGTCCTCGGCTACGGCCCGCTGAAGGCCGGCGTGGCCTTCCTGCCGATCAGTGTCGCGATCATCATCTCCGCCCAGCTGGCCTCTCGCTTTCAAGCCCGGTTCGGCGCCAAACCGTTCATGCTCGGCGGTTCGCTCCTGGTCACCGGCGGCCTGACCTGGCTCACCCAGACGAGCGCGACCAGCGGCTACATCGACGGAGTGCTCGGCCCCACGGTGCTGTTCGGCCTGGGCATGGGACTGATCTTCGTACCGGTGATGCTGCTCTCGGTCGCCGGCATCGCGGCCCACGAGACCGGAGCCGCCTCCGGCCTGCTCAACTCGATGCAGCAGATCGGTGGATCGCTCGGCCTGTCGATTCTCACCACCGTCTTCGCCCGCGCATCCACACGTAAGGGCACAGCGCTCTTCCCGGACTTCCGGGCACACGCGACCGGCCCGCAGCTGGCCGAGTTCGGCACGACCAAGCAGTTCCCGGTCGGCACCAGCTGGGCGAACGAAGTCCTGGCGTACGGCATTTCACACGCCTTCGTGGTCGGCGCCGCGATGTCCGGCGTGGCCCTGCTGATAGCCGCCGTGGTCATCAAGGCCAAGCCGGGCGACCTCCCGACCGAGGCGGTGGGGATGGGCCTCTGA
- a CDS encoding carbohydrate ABC transporter permease — translation MSSQTPDQAATSGTAPLPAAKAIRKSFSSPLGSFFVIVVTILWTIPTVGLLATSLRPKQDVADSGWWSVFAHPHLILSNYHTVLFDGGFGVSGGLMPYMVNSLAISVPATIFPLVLAAMAAYALAWVRFRGSDTLFFLIFALQVVPLQMALIPLLQLFSGGAHLGGVTIIPQFNLSGTYAPVWLAHTMFALPLATFLLHNFIAQLPRDLMEAAVVDGASHFKIFRSIVLPLCAPALASFAIFQFLWVWNDLLVALTFAGGTPDVAPMTVRLAQLAGSFGGRWELLTAGAFLSIIIPLLVFFGLQRYFVRGLLAGSVKG, via the coding sequence ATGAGCAGTCAGACGCCAGATCAGGCAGCGACTTCCGGTACCGCTCCGCTGCCTGCCGCCAAGGCCATCCGGAAATCCTTCAGCAGCCCGCTCGGCTCCTTCTTCGTCATCGTGGTCACGATCCTGTGGACGATCCCCACCGTCGGGCTCCTGGCCACCTCTCTGCGCCCCAAGCAGGATGTCGCCGACAGTGGTTGGTGGTCCGTCTTCGCCCATCCGCATCTGATCCTCTCCAACTACCACACCGTCCTCTTCGACGGTGGGTTCGGCGTCAGCGGCGGCTTGATGCCCTACATGGTCAACTCGCTGGCGATCAGCGTTCCGGCGACGATCTTCCCTCTGGTACTGGCGGCGATGGCCGCCTACGCGCTGGCCTGGGTGCGCTTCCGGGGAAGCGACACGCTGTTCTTTCTGATCTTCGCCCTGCAGGTGGTGCCACTGCAGATGGCGTTGATCCCGCTACTTCAACTCTTCTCGGGCGGTGCCCACCTGGGCGGGGTGACGATCATCCCGCAGTTCAACCTGAGCGGTACCTACGCCCCGGTCTGGCTGGCGCACACCATGTTCGCGCTGCCGCTGGCCACCTTCCTGCTGCACAACTTCATCGCCCAGCTGCCCCGGGATCTGATGGAGGCCGCGGTGGTCGACGGTGCCTCGCACTTCAAGATCTTCCGGTCCATCGTGCTGCCGCTCTGCGCGCCGGCCCTCGCCTCCTTCGCGATCTTTCAGTTCCTCTGGGTCTGGAACGACCTCCTGGTGGCACTGACCTTCGCCGGCGGCACCCCCGATGTGGCGCCGATGACGGTCCGGCTGGCCCAGCTCGCCGGCTCCTTCGGTGGCCGCTGGGAGCTGCTGACGGCCGGGGCGTTCCTGTCGATCATCATTCCGCTGTTGGTCTTCTTCGGCCTGCAGCGGTACTTCGTGCGCGGGCTGCTGGCGGGGTCGGTCAAGGGCTGA
- a CDS encoding carbohydrate ABC transporter permease, with amino-acid sequence MPVTSAQFADSAWSDAAIKLGNSFGAIAGFLGILLVIFFAAGRATGRFGRPLALLIFLGPAVLLLLVGLVVPLIRTIYLSFRNDDSSRFLGVKNYSWALTDQSIHQVLLNTLLWLVIAPLAATGLGLALALLVDRMRWQALYKSLIFMPMAISLVGASIIWKFVYDTRDSAQRQTGLLSQLAVWLGWKSPPNWILSHPLNNFLLMVVMVWVQTGFAMVVLSAAIKAIPDEVTEAARLDGASGLRLFWYVTVPMIRTTLVVVLTTVMIVTLKAFDIVRTMTGGNFGTQVLANEMYSQSFVQFNVGRGSALAVILFLAVLPLVGYNIVQLRKERATR; translated from the coding sequence ATGCCTGTGACCAGTGCTCAATTCGCCGACTCGGCGTGGAGCGACGCCGCGATCAAGCTGGGAAACAGCTTCGGAGCGATAGCCGGCTTCCTCGGCATCCTGCTGGTGATCTTCTTCGCGGCCGGGCGGGCGACCGGGCGATTCGGCCGCCCGCTGGCCCTCCTGATCTTCCTGGGACCAGCAGTGCTGCTGCTCCTGGTCGGACTGGTGGTGCCGTTGATCCGGACGATCTATCTGAGCTTCCGCAACGACGACAGCAGCAGGTTCCTCGGCGTCAAGAACTACAGCTGGGCGCTGACCGACCAGTCGATCCATCAGGTGCTGCTCAACACCTTGCTCTGGCTGGTCATCGCCCCGCTGGCAGCCACCGGCCTCGGGCTTGCGCTGGCCCTGCTGGTGGATCGGATGCGCTGGCAGGCGCTCTACAAGTCGCTGATCTTCATGCCGATGGCGATCTCACTGGTCGGCGCGAGCATCATCTGGAAGTTCGTCTATGACACCCGCGACTCCGCACAGCGCCAGACCGGTCTGCTCAGCCAACTGGCCGTCTGGCTCGGGTGGAAGAGCCCACCGAACTGGATCCTGTCCCATCCGCTGAACAACTTCCTGCTCATGGTGGTCATGGTCTGGGTCCAGACCGGCTTCGCGATGGTGGTCCTCTCGGCGGCGATCAAGGCGATCCCGGACGAAGTCACCGAGGCCGCCCGGCTCGACGGTGCCAGCGGCCTGCGGCTCTTCTGGTACGTCACGGTGCCGATGATCCGCACCACCCTGGTCGTCGTCCTGACCACCGTCATGATCGTCACGCTGAAGGCCTTCGACATCGTCCGCACCATGACCGGCGGCAACTTCGGCACCCAGGTGCTGGCGAACGAGATGTACTCGCAGTCCTTCGTGCAGTTCAACGTCGGCCGGGGGAGCGCGCTCGCAGTGATCCTCTTCCTCGCGGTGCTGCCGCTGGTCGGCTACAACATCGTCCAGCTGCGCAAGGAGCGGGCCACCCGATGA